The nucleotide window AGAAGCCGAGCCCCTCGAGGTTCGCGTCGGGCAGCACGAGCTCCGTCGCCTCGATGAGCCGCGTCTCCGCCCGCCCCCCCGCGCGCAGGCGATTCGTGAATTCCAGGCCGAAGGCCCGGTCGGTCGGGAACCACGGGATGGTGCGGACCTCGAAGGCCTGCGGCCAATCGATCCCCCGCCCCCGCGGATCGAGGGAGACGGCCTCGATGGCGGTGAAGCCGCCCCCCTCCCGTCCGGCGAGACGCACCTCGACGACGGGACGCCCGGGCTCCTCCACCCACGCCCGGCTCCAGGCGGCGAGATCGGCCCCGGCGAGGGAATCGAGGACGGCGACGAGATCGGGCCACGAGGCCGTGCCCCAACTGAACCGGCGGAGATAGCGGCGAAGCCCCTCGCGCAGGACCTCCTCCCCGACGAGTTCCTCGAGCTGGCGCAGCATCACCGGGGGCTTGTGGTAGATGACGTCCCCGTAGATCTCCCCCGCCCGCGCCATGTTCTCGAGGGGCTGGCGGATCGGGTTGGTCCCCGCCGTGCGCTCGATGTCGTCGAGGGCGCGGCGGTGCGCCGCCGCGAAGAGGAGCTGGTGATCGACGTCCGGAAACGCCGGCGCGACGATCCGGTCGGCCATGAACTGCGCGAAGGCCTCCTTGAGCCAGACGTCGTCGAACCACGGCATCGTCACGAGGTCGCCGAACCACTGGTGCGCCGTCTCGTGGGCGACGAGGGAGGCGCGCCCGAGCTCCTCTCGCGCCGTGGCCCCCTCGTCGAGGAGGATCCGCGAGGCCCGGTAGAGGATCGCCCCGGGGTGCTCCATCCCGCTGTAGGGGAAGACGGGCAGGAGGACGAGATCGAGCTTGTCGAAGGGATAGGCGATTTCCGTGTACTCCTCGACGCCAACGAGGGCCGCCGCGGTCAGGTCGAGGAGGGCGGGCAGGTTGCGGGCGATCCGCGCCGAGTCGGGCTCGAGGTGGAAGACCCCGATCTGCCGGCCGCCGCGCTCCCCCGCCTCGCGCCGGAACATCCCCGCGGCGAAGGAGAAGAGGTAGGTCGAGATGGGCGGCGTCTCCCCGAAGCGCACGAGACGCTTATCGCCCGCCGCGTCGTTTGAGCCGGCCGGCGCGTTGGCGACGGCCGTCCAGCCGGCAGGGATCTCGAGCGAGAGCGTGAACCGGCCCTTGAGATCGGGCTGGTCGAGGCAGGGCAGGGCGAAGCGCGCCCGGTCGGGAACGAAGAGGGTGTAGAGGTGGTCGCGCTCGCGGTGGAGCGGCCGTTCGTCCGGGGTGAACGAGATCTCGACGCGATGCTCCCCGTCGCCCGGCGGCAGCGGCACGAGGATGTGCTCGCGGAGATGGAGAACGGGAACGGAGTCGCCGTCGACGGAGACGGCATGGACGGCCGGGCCGGCG belongs to Candidatus Krumholzibacteriota bacterium and includes:
- a CDS encoding aminopeptidase; amino-acid sequence: MPAACAAAARIESGVSAELAAARSAAVSGLRYAVFYRIPAEGEIAGRVGIRFRAQGLDTLVLDFAGPAVHAVSVDGDSVPVLHLREHILVPLPPGDGEHRVEISFTPDERPLHRERDHLYTLFVPDRARFALPCLDQPDLKGRFTLSLEIPAGWTAVANAPAGSNDAAGDKRLVRFGETPPISTYLFSFAAGMFRREAGERGGRQIGVFHLEPDSARIARNLPALLDLTAAALVGVEEYTEIAYPFDKLDLVLLPVFPYSGMEHPGAILYRASRILLDEGATAREELGRASLVAHETAHQWFGDLVTMPWFDDVWLKEAFAQFMADRIVAPAFPDVDHQLLFAAAHRRALDDIERTAGTNPIRQPLENMARAGEIYGDVIYHKPPVMLRQLEELVGEEVLREGLRRYLRRFSWGTASWPDLVAVLDSLAGADLAAWSRAWVEEPGRPVVEVRLAGREGGGFTAIEAVSLDPRGRGIDWPQAFEVRTIPWFPTDRAFGLEFTNRLRAGGRAETRLIEATELVLPDANLEGLGFFPMDEGSIAAALGGAVPEAPLHRLALLVHLREGMLEGGNPAPGEFLGYCAAQIGEERDEIVLQAALDAAAETSRLFLSIDDRTRLAILLDGTIMARLDDEAPPAVKLALFRALRAVATTAGGVDLLWRVEAGEEPIGGFVLSERELAATALELAVRGVEGWRGILDRREAAIENDELRRRFRFVRQAASPEAADRALFAAAIRTAEGRRREPWVIEGLGLLHHPLGPGAPAEVDTALALLEEVRRTGDIFFPRSWLGAALGTRYYPGAAEAAATWLDAHPGLHPRQRLMVLAAADRQARAASLRRIELSR